GACCTGCTGAACACCGACGAGCGGCGGGTGGCACTGACCCAGAGCACGACCGACGGGATCAACCGAATCGCGAGCGCGATCGACTTCGAGCCCGGGGACGTCGTCGTGCGGACGGACCTCGAACACTCGGCGGGAATCCTGCCGTGGCAGCGTCTCGCGGACCTCCACGACCTCGAGGTTCGAGTCCTCGAGACCCACGGGGGACGGGTCGACCCCGAGGAGTACGCCGAGGCGATCAGTGATGCTCGATTGGTCTGTTTCAGCGCGATCACGTGGACCCACGGGACGCGACTACCAGTACGAAAACTGGTCGAGATCGCCCACGACGCCGGCGCACGGGTGCTCGTCGACGCCGTTCAAGCACCGGGTCAGGTCGCACTCGACGTCGAGGAGTGGGGTGCGGACGCGGTCGCGGCGGCGGGCCACAAGTGGCTACTCGGAACGTGGGGCGCGGGCTTTCTCGCCGTTTCGCCCGACTTCCTCGCGGATCTCGAACCGCGGTCGGTGGGCTATCGCAGCGTGGCCGAACCCGACGCCGACGAATACGCCTTCCACGAGGGCGCGCGCCGGCTCGAGATCGGTACGACCAATCCGGCCCCGTATGCCGCGCTCGCAGAGGCGATCCGCACGATGGATGCGGTGGGCTACGACCGGATCGAGTCCCGGATCGCCGAGTTGACCGACCGGCTCAAGGCGGGGCTGGGCGAGGAACGCCTGCTGAGCCCCCGCGAGTACGAGAGCGGGCTGGTGACGTTCGCCGACGAGCATCCCGAGGGGACGGTCGAACGACTCGCCGAGAGCGGGATTCGGGTTCGGACGCTCCCCGGCCCGGAGGCGATCCGCGCGTCGGTTCACGCGATCAACACCGAGGCGGACGTCGACGCGCTACTCGAGGCGCTCTGAGCGAGCGGAGAGGGTCTCGCGGACGGCCCCGCGGTCGACCGTGCCCGAGGCGGTTCGGGGTAGCGAGTCGGAAAAGGCGATCGTCTTGGGACGCTTGTAGCCCGCGAGCCGTCCCTCGAGGAACCCCCTGATCTCCCCTTCGCTCGCCTCGCCGACGACCAGCGCACAGACGCGCTCGCCCCACTCGGGGTCGGGCAGGCCGACGACCGCACACTCGGCGACCCGGGGATGAGAACGCAGAACGCGGGCGACCTCGGCGGGGTGGACGTTCTCGCCGCCGGTGATGACCGCGTCGTCGACCCGCCCGAGCACGCGGATCGAGCCGTCCTCCTCGACGACGCCGAGGTCGCCGGTTCGGAAGCCGTGCGGGCCGAAAACCCGCTCGTTTGCCTCGGGATCGTCGTAGTAGCCCGTCATCACCGCGGGGCCCGAAACGACGAGTTCGCCGGGTTCACTCGTCGGAAGCGGTTCGTTCCCGTCGAGCGCCCGAACGCGGGTGAACGCGAGGGGACGGCCGGCGCGCTTCGGATTCGCGAAGGCCTCCGTGGGCCGGGCGGTCGCGACCTGCGAGGCCGTCTCGGTCATGCCGTAGGTGGGGTGGATCGGCACCCCGCGGCGCTCGCAGCGGGCGATCAGTTCGGGAGTCGTCGGTGCGCCACCCGTCAGGACGAACCGCAGCGAGTCGGGGAACTCGCCCATGTCGAGCAGCCGGGAGAGCATCGTCGGAACGAGCGAGACGCCCGTGATCCCGTGCTCGTGGAGGTGCGAGCGCGCGTCCTCGGCGTCGAACTCGCCCGGGAGCACGACACAGGTCCCGTAGAGCGCCGAGCGGACGATCGGCGCGAGCCCGCCCATGTGGTAGCCCGAAAGCGGATCGTACCAGCGGTCGTCGGGGAGCACCCCGAGGCGGAACGCCGAGGCGACGGCGCTCGCGAGCAGGTTCCGGCCGGTGAGGACGACCGCCTTCGGCTCGCCTGTCGTTCCCGAGGTGAAGAGCATGGTCCGCGGGGATCCAAGCGGCGGGTCCTCGGCGACGAACTCGGCGGGCGCCGCCTCGGCGAGCGCCGGAAACGAGATGACGGGGGCGTCGGCGACCGCCCGGGCCCGGTCCGTGTACGGCTCGTCGGTCACGAGCGCCGCGAGGGAGAGGCGTTCGACCTGTGCACGAAGCTCCGCCTCGGGAAGCCGGGTGTTGAGCGGGGCGAACACCGCGCCGATCCGCCACGCCGCGTGGACGAGGCGGGCGAACTCGGGGGCGGTGTCCGCGAGCACGCCGAGTTGATCGCCCGGCCGCAGACCGAGTGACCACAGCCGACCCGCACGCCGCTCGACCGCCCGGTCGAGGTCGTCGTAGGTCCACTCCTCGCCGGTTTCGGCGTCGAGCAGCGCCGCGGAATCGGGCGCGGCGTGGCGCTGGTAGCTGACGGGATCACGCATCCGCCCCACCCCCATTCCACGGGCCGTCGGTCCCGAGTCCCGGCCCCGTCGGGACCGAAATCGCCCCGTCGCGGACGGGCGCGGGATCGGGCGCGAGGTCCCGTTCGAGGAGGTCCGCGGTCGCGAGCCCGCAGGCGCGCTCGACCCCGAGCGCCGCGGCGGCGTGGACCGCCGCCGTGCGGGCGATCACGGCGTCGATCGTCGTCGTGACGACCACGTCCCCGAGTCGCCGGCCCAGTTCGACGACCCGATCGATCCCGCCGAGCGCCATCGGCTTCAGGACGAAGACGTCGGCGGCGTCGGCCAGTCCCTCGATCCCCTCGACCGTGCGTCCGGCGAGCGACTCGTCGAGCGCGATCGGCACGGTCGAGGGGAGGTCGCGGTGGCCGGCGACGTCGTCGGCCGCGAGGGGCTGTTCGACGTACTCGATTCCGATGTCGGCCAGTTCGCCGAGCGCGTGTGCGGCCCCCTCGCGGCTCCACCCGCCGTTCGCGTCGAGGCGGAGCGCGGGGTCGGGGCCGACCGCCTCGCGGATCGCGCGAACCCGTTCGATGTCTTCGTCTACGGGCCGCGCGCCGACCTTGCACTTGACCGTCCCGAACCCGTTCTCGACGGCCTCGCGGGCGGCCTCGGCGGTCTCCTCGGGGGAGGCGTCGCCGACCGTCGCGTTGACCGGGACCGTTTCGCCCGAGTCACTGCTCCCGCCGAGATGGCTGGAGAGCGACACCCCCTTCTCGCGGGCGTCTCGATCCATGAGCGCGAGCGAGAGGGCGTGGCGCGTCGCCGGACGGTCGTCGAGGTCCGCAAGGGCGGCTTCGGGGTCGTCGATCCCCGACAGGGCCTCCCGGCACTCCTCGAGCGATTCGGTCCAACCCGGGAGCGGGGTGGCCTCGCCGACGCCGCCTCCGATACGGACGGCGACCCCCTCCCGACGAACTATCTCGCCCGCGGCGGTCGAGAGCGGCGTTTCGAGGGCCAGGGAGAACTCCTCGACCCTCATCCGACCACCAGCCCGACCGCGAAGAGCGCGGCGAAGGCCGCGAGCAGCTTGCCGGTGCGTTCGAGCGCCGGGTTGAGCGCCTCGCCCGAGGTCTCCGTGAGCAGCGTCCGGACCAACAGCACGGCGTAGGGGAGGGAGAGGTACGGCAGGAGGACCGGAAGGCCGAAGCCCGAGAGGAGGAACCACAGCGGGGTGGCGTACGCGAGCGCGAACAGCGCGGCGTACTCGGCCCTGCTGAAGCGGTAGCCGAGCATCACCGCGAGGGTGCGCTTGCCGGTCTCGCGGTCGGTCTCGAGGTCCCGGACGTTGTTGACGACCAGCACGGCCGTCGCGAGCGCGGCGATCGGCAGGCTGGCGACGACCGCCTCGACGGTGATCGTCCCGGGGGGCATCCACGGCGGGAACGGCCCGGCGAGGGCGGCGGCGGCCTGCACGTAGTAGGTTCCGGTGACGGCGACCAGCCCGAAGAAGACGAACACGAAGAGGTCGCCGAGCCCGCGGTAGCCGTAGGGGTACGGTCCGCCGGTGTAGGCGATCCCCGAGGCGACGCTCGCGAGGCCGACGACGAGGATCGGGACGCCGCCGACGTAGACGAGGTAGACCCCGACGAGGATCGCGAGCGCGAAGGTGAGGACCATCGCGCGCCTGACCTCCTCGGGGTCGATCAGGCCCGACTGAGTCACTCGAGTAAAGCCCTCCCGATCCTCGGTGTCGGCGCCCTTGATCGCGTCGTAGTAGTCGTTCGCGAAGTTCGTCCCGATCTGGATCAGCGTCGCGCCAACGAACGCCGCGAGCGCCGGCAGGGGCGAGAGAACGCCGTCCTCGAAGGCGAGTCCGACCCCGACGAGGATCGGGGCCGCGGCCACCGGGAGCGTCTGCGGGCGGGCGGCCATCAGCCACGCTTTCCGCCGGGAGACGTCGACCGTACTCATTCGGTGGGGGTTGTCGACGGTACCGCATAGCGGCTGTGGTTCCGTCCGGTTTCGGGGAAGTTTCTTGATGTGTGAAAACAGATACCGCGTGTGAAACACACGCTCTCGGAGGCGCGGTCGTCGCCGGTAGCGCTGGCGGTGTTCCTGCTGGGTCTGGCGGTGTTCGTGTTCGCGGTCGCGTTCTCGGACGGCTCGTGGGGCGCGCCGGTCGGATCGCCGGAGTGGCTGCTCGGGGCCGCTTTTGCCGCTCTCGCCGTTATCCTCGGCGTTCGCTCCTGGCTGCAAGGCAGGTGAGCGCGGAACCGGATCCGGTCAGTGCTACCGAAGCACGTACAGCTAACCCGGGTCGCGTCGTTCCGGTCGCATGGCCCGCGTTCCCTACGTCGAAAGCGAGGACGTCCCCGAACGGCACCGCGACCTGCTCGTCTCCTCGCTACAGGACCGACCGCTACACGTCTACCGCGCGCTCGGCAACAACCCCGCGGTGCTCGCCGGTCTGCGTGGCTTCCTCGGGTCGCTCTGGAGCGACAGCGGACTCAGCGACCGGCGGCGCGAACTCGTGATCCTCGCGGTCACGAACGAGATCGGAAACGAGTACGAGTGGCACCAGCACGTCAACA
The DNA window shown above is from Halalkalicoccus sp. NIPERK01 and carries:
- a CDS encoding aminotransferase class V-fold PLP-dependent enzyme, translating into MTPEELRAETPGFENCTYLNTGASGPSPRRVVEAATGCLERHEYDSPAGEGMYATADAVYTDAREAVADLLNTDERRVALTQSTTDGINRIASAIDFEPGDVVVRTDLEHSAGILPWQRLADLHDLEVRVLETHGGRVDPEEYAEAISDARLVCFSAITWTHGTRLPVRKLVEIAHDAGARVLVDAVQAPGQVALDVEEWGADAVAAAGHKWLLGTWGAGFLAVSPDFLADLEPRSVGYRSVAEPDADEYAFHEGARRLEIGTTNPAPYAALAEAIRTMDAVGYDRIESRIAELTDRLKAGLGEERLLSPREYESGLVTFADEHPEGTVERLAESGIRVRTLPGPEAIRASVHAINTEADVDALLEAL
- a CDS encoding class I adenylate-forming enzyme family protein, whose product is MRDPVSYQRHAAPDSAALLDAETGEEWTYDDLDRAVERRAGRLWSLGLRPGDQLGVLADTAPEFARLVHAAWRIGAVFAPLNTRLPEAELRAQVERLSLAALVTDEPYTDRARAVADAPVISFPALAEAAPAEFVAEDPPLGSPRTMLFTSGTTGEPKAVVLTGRNLLASAVASAFRLGVLPDDRWYDPLSGYHMGGLAPIVRSALYGTCVVLPGEFDAEDARSHLHEHGITGVSLVPTMLSRLLDMGEFPDSLRFVLTGGAPTTPELIARCERRGVPIHPTYGMTETASQVATARPTEAFANPKRAGRPLAFTRVRALDGNEPLPTSEPGELVVSGPAVMTGYYDDPEANERVFGPHGFRTGDLGVVEEDGSIRVLGRVDDAVITGGENVHPAEVARVLRSHPRVAECAVVGLPDPEWGERVCALVVGEASEGEIRGFLEGRLAGYKRPKTIAFSDSLPRTASGTVDRGAVRETLSARSERLE
- a CDS encoding mandelate racemase/muconate lactonizing enzyme family protein; protein product: MRVEEFSLALETPLSTAAGEIVRREGVAVRIGGGVGEATPLPGWTESLEECREALSGIDDPEAALADLDDRPATRHALSLALMDRDAREKGVSLSSHLGGSSDSGETVPVNATVGDASPEETAEAAREAVENGFGTVKCKVGARPVDEDIERVRAIREAVGPDPALRLDANGGWSREGAAHALGELADIGIEYVEQPLAADDVAGHRDLPSTVPIALDESLAGRTVEGIEGLADAADVFVLKPMALGGIDRVVELGRRLGDVVVTTTIDAVIARTAAVHAAAALGVERACGLATADLLERDLAPDPAPVRDGAISVPTGPGLGTDGPWNGGGADA
- a CDS encoding 1,4-dihydroxy-2-naphthoate polyprenyltransferase — its product is MSTVDVSRRKAWLMAARPQTLPVAAAPILVGVGLAFEDGVLSPLPALAAFVGATLIQIGTNFANDYYDAIKGADTEDREGFTRVTQSGLIDPEEVRRAMVLTFALAILVGVYLVYVGGVPILVVGLASVASGIAYTGGPYPYGYRGLGDLFVFVFFGLVAVTGTYYVQAAAALAGPFPPWMPPGTITVEAVVASLPIAALATAVLVVNNVRDLETDRETGKRTLAVMLGYRFSRAEYAALFALAYATPLWFLLSGFGLPVLLPYLSLPYAVLLVRTLLTETSGEALNPALERTGKLLAAFAALFAVGLVVG